GGGGAGGCGATCTGTTGGTGTATTCCAGTAGGAAGCCAAGAGGATGCTGCTTGAATGGAGTGTTGGTTGGGTTTAAGTATTATGTGGAGGATGGGAAGATGATGGTGGAGGTTCCATGGGCGGAGCTGAGTGGCGGTGTCTCTGAACTAGTAGTTGATTACTGATTTCAAGATAATCTACCTCTATCCATGCCTATTTCAATATGATTCAAGTTATATTTATCTTTTAAGTCATATGTACCGATACCAATGATTTGAAATATGGAATAAGAACGACAGAAACCCAACTTAATTGATTCATATATATTTAGTTAGACACTCAGACATGACCCAAGTCGAGTTGCGCTTGGGTTGAGATAGCTTCGATCGTCCTAGCCCTTGAACAACTCAACTCAATCTGTGTCGACCCCAGCATGACCTAGATTAAGCTTTACCATGTGACGTTAAATCTGGGCTGAGTATGTGCAAGGTTTAAGATCAAACACATCTTGGCTCGGGCTTGGGATTGGTCCTAGAACAAGCCACATATCAATGGAACCTACTAACGAGCCACCGTGAGAGATGTTGCTTTCAGGAGGAGCAAAGCCATGCTCTTTCATGCAGCTGGCTTTGCGGTGCCTCCTTTACTTGCAAGAGATCAGAAGACATGTGCTCTTCCGCCAATGACCGATTGCAGCTTCACACAGGCCTACAGTTTTAATTTCTTCAATCAACTTGTCCTTGACCCAACAGGCAAGATATATCTACCCATATCATTTCATCATTGCTAATGTCCTTCGTCAATGACGAGGAAAAAAAGAAACTGGTGCATCCGTAGCACTTGCAACAATTTAGTGACCTGTATATCATTAGCCATCATATGCGCTTGTGGAACAAAAGAAATCTTGCTAATTAATGGAAGCACATGGCCTTGCTTTGACATGGAAGGCTGTGGTCCTCAGTTCGTCGGGTACATTTATTGTTCTTATCATTGTAGATATCAGTCGGGGATCATAAGGACAATGATTTAGATTAAACTCATTAATTAGATTCAGTAACTGAAAACAAGAGATAATTAAATACAGGATTCATAACTTAAGAGGGGAGAAAATAATTAAGCACAGTGTAAGTACTCATTTGAGAGATTTAGTTTGGTTTGTTCAATTAGTTCCGCAATATGCTCGAGAAGAAGCCAAGACTTTGGAGCCTACATGTCTCATATCACCCGGAAGGAAAGGAAGAACCTGTCTGCAAAGACAGACAAGCCGTCCACCAAGTCATATCTAATATGGCCGCTACTCTTTCCTCTTGCAAGTTGCAACACATGGCTTTGCTTCCTTTCCAGTATGGCACATTGAAAGCTGCATATGCGTTATGAGGTACCGAGACTGAGTATAAGTATAGAGGATTGCGTTGGTAGTTCAGGCACAAGCAAAGCTTCGTCATTCTTGAGATCAGTAAAGCTTTTTGGTTCTGTTCTATAGTTTTATAACAATGTTGAGCCCCAAGAGACTCGTTGACAAGGCAAAGAAAGGGATCCCCTTGGCATTAATGATGAGATCCAATAGCAGTAGTAGAGTGGTTGCTGAGAAGGGGCACTTCGTGGTGTACACTGTGGAGGATGTGAGGTTCATGCTGCCTTTGGCATTCCTCAAGAGCCCAGTACTTCAGGAGCTGCTCAAAGTATCGGAAGAGGAGTTTGGATTGCCTGGAGACGGGCCGATTAGATTGGCATGCAATGCAAATTTTATGGAGTACATTCTTGCCTTGTTTCAGAGGCGTGTATCTGGAGAAGTGGAGAGAGCCTTGCTTGCCTCCCTTGACGCAAAGCGATGCTCATCAGCTTCTCTGTTGAGCCATGCAGGAAAAGATCAACAGCAGTTAGTAGCATTCACATAGAGATCACgaagtcttcttcttctacttcttcttctccagacaACTTTGTATATCGTTTGTAGTGACACAACATGTAGAGTAACGAAAATTTTCTTCTGATTAAGAAGATTTgtcttatttttgtttcttttaattgATTGTTATGTAGCATATCTTGATATTTAAGAGGCGTACAAGTACAACCTTGGCTGTAGCCTTGCAGAGAGAGCACAGCGAAAATATACCCTGAAATTctagaaaagggaaaaaaaaagggTTTATTTAGGATACTTTTGTTTCAAAATATGagacattttctttttattttcttaatattttatgCTGTGAAAAATCATAGCCAaccaaaaaaatatattaatcagTAGAACATAGAAATGTTTTAGGAAAAATGACTTTCTCCCCAACCAAGTAACTCATTTCCAAGTAACTCATTTTTCGCTGTCAAGTACGTGCTCCCTTTCCATGTTTTCCAGGTCTTTTATCTGCAATCCCTTTCGGCTGCATACAAATTTTGATTTAAACTTATCTTCagattaaaatataatttataatttacttTAAAACTACATATTTTTTAATCTATATTTTAAGTGAATTAAACTATTTgataaaattaattatgttttttttataaaaacattataatatattttttatctcaCTAtaccaaaaaaatattaaaaaaatgatgCATTATCGAGCTAGTGAGGAAATGAGGAATGACAAAGAAAACACGAGGCTACCTTTAGTATTAAATTGATGtccaatattttttataaaaaatataatttatattattataaaatattaaaaatagctGTAACCTTTATAAGAGGTTGTCGTCGTACCTCTACCTGAGGCGGTGGATGACGATCGTGACCGATGGTAGTGCCTGGAGGTGGTCGGCAGCGGTCGACAAGCAACGGCAGGCAACCGACTGCGGCGGAAGGGACCATCAATGATGGGTTGATGTCGAAAATGAACTAggggtatatttgacatttaaattttagttaaacggCGACTTCATAATATAATCggatttgatcctgtccggaagctgagtcagatggaGGCGGGCCTTGTTGTGCTAAAAGTTGACGAAGAGTCGTCGCGATCGATGCTGAATCAGCGGGGTACCCCTTGGACAGGTGCACACGGGCAATCGTACAGAAGGAAAGGACCAGGATGATGACGTTattgctctgcacacactcagacgagtcacccggtcgttagagaccagaaaccagggaaaaagtccccgggtcaggccctccgacgttcaagtcaggtactttttccccagaaatcacagagaaagcatgaaaagtaaaagactggtaagaaatgacgagtgagcgtacctgcgtaagggacaaagcctccctttttatattgcaactgaggcttctggaacctggtgaatgtcagggaatgtcgggtgtcaggctttgtctggcagtggtcgacacgtggctttctcttataggctggcggaggaaccaagaggagtatgagcctcccaccgttagaatattccctgacatgtgatgattgtttTTTGACtggtggttacgattccctgcAGGCCTATTTGTCATGTAGTGTCTGGTCTCCTGACCCACCTTCCTCTGCGTCATTCGAAGCCTATATATCCCGACCTGCACTCTAGGTCTAATACCCGACCTGCATTTGTTTATTGCTATCCTAGGCATGTATGTTTCGACCTGCACGCTGTgtctgtccgccgacccacatGTGTTTGCTGTTATctatggtatgaacgtcccgacctgcacgctgggtctgtccgccgacccatATGTgtttgctgttatccatggcatgaacggcccgacctgcacgctgagtCTGTCCGCCGACCCATATGTGTGCTGTTATCCATgacatgaacgtcccgacctgcacgctgggtctgtccgtCGACCCATATAtgtgctgttatccatggcatgaacgtcccgacctgcacgctgggtctgtccgctTACCCATATGTGTTTGCTGTTATCCATGTCAtgaacatcccgacctgcacgctgggtctgaaaGCAGACCTGCCAGTAGTCTCCTTCTGTAGCTATTTGTGGCCCCTAAACTCTTTTACTACTCACTATCAGGGCTGAGCTCCTTCTGACCTTCTTGTCCTCCTCGTTAGCTGGGCTATTGACCGTCCACGTTGGCTTAACCTTTGACCTTCTTGCCTTCCTTGTCAGCTTTGACTGTTGACCAGCCACGCTAGcttgacctttgaccttcttgacctTCCCGTTAGCTGGACTATTGACCAACCACGCTGGCCTGACTTCAAGCCACATCATCTTATCGACCCCACCAAATATGCACCGTATCAAGATTATATGGTATttactttgtaatccagattacaaaacttcattaccttttgtaatccatattacattacattacaattttgaaattatacCAAATAAAGTAATCAattttgtaatgtaatcttgattatattacAAGGTGGATTACATCCTACTAAATGTAACTGAAAAGACTAAGTTTGAAAAACGAAACGTAATAAATGACATGATTGGTTTACTTTTGATTCAGAAAGCTGAGTCGAATGGAGATATCGGTGACGATGGTAAAAACGTTGACGAAGAAAGGAATCTAGAGCCGGGGGAGAGGATCGCTGATGGTACTGACGTCCCTACAAACACTAGCTAGATAGATTAAGCACTTAGAAGCGTTAGAGCGAGAACCAGGGAAGAGGTCCCTGGTGCaaaccctctgatgctcaagtcagaagAGAGGCTGAGTGGAAAAAGATGAAGAGCCGTAAATATGTGCGCATAGTAAGATTATTCTCTAGCACGTACCTGGTCAACGGATATGACCTCTCTTTTTATATTACCCTTTGTAACCTCCGCAATCATAAGACATCAAAAAATATCGAATGTCAGGGGGTTGGGTGAAAGAAAATGTACGACGGGCTTCTATTGGGTAAAGGAAGGTTTCATGATTTATATGTGGTAGAGTATTAGAATATTCTCTAACAAATAGTCATTATCCTCTTATAAGTTGTTGTGATTCCTTGACAACGTTGTTCCCCTAGGATCCGACCGGCTAAAAGGTCGATTAAGAGTAAGGCTGGGATGATGCTTAGGAGAAGTGAGGGGACTGAGCCCTAGGAATTCGATCGACGTAAAGTCAGGTGGGATTAAAATGAGAGTCTTGTCCATGAAAAGTGAGGGGAATGAGCCTTGATCTAATCGGTGTAAAGCTAAACGGAATTAGATTGAGAGTCtttttcgaaaaaaaataaaGGGACTAAGTCCTAGGATCCTACCGTTATAAATCCAACCGGACATAAAAGAGTGGACTATCTAAATGCATAGTCTTTAACCCTGATTACCCTTTCCCCTAACTTTTAACAGTCGTATCTTGACCATAGTCGTCTTCGCCTTAGCACTGAGTCCTCCACTATATCCCGTATCAACTTTCTTCAAAATGGAAATTAATGCTGAAATTTTAGATGTGCTTGGAAATCACCGACTGTGAATCCACTGTTTATTTATATGGCAGAGCAGGGTATCTTTCAACGGGGAGCAAAGCCATGTTCCTCCATGCAAGTGGTGgttcttcttttccttgcattGCAGGTGGTCTGTAGGTATGTAGGCTCCATTACATTCATTGAATAGATCAAAAACAATAGATTTCTCATCAGATATGAGAAGAGAGTTTTGCCTAATATTGACAAGGACGCTATATAGGAATGGACCTACAATGTGCTGATGTCAAGATACACAGCTTCAAAAGATACTGTAAACAGATAAAAAGCTAGATAAGAAGAAAAACAGGTTCAGTGGAATGTGACTGAAAAGGAGAAGGTTGGAAAATGTTCTGCTGACATGTTTCATGTCTCTTCTTTATCAGTTTTGCAACTTGATATCAAACAAAAATCAGCAGTTTGGTAAATATAATGGAGATAGAATTAAAATCATGTAGCATGGTAGTTCTATTATCATTATCAAAATCTTAAAGCAACTTCAAATTTAGAGTCCTCATCAACTGATGCCATAATCTGAAATCATTTCTGAAAACTACAGCTAGTGGTCACAAGTAGTATAGCCATTTCAATGAGTTGGACCAGGAGTTTATGAGACTAAGGCAATGGAGCCTACATGTCTTTGGATCACCTACAAACAAAGGTGCTGTCATACTGCTAAACACAAAATATTATCCAACTCGCTAAGGAACTGCCTAAGCTAAATCTGAACCAAATAGCTGTCAGATATACTCCCTCTTGCAATCTCGATCACATGGCTTGTTCCCTTTTAAAAGAAAGTACCGAATGATGAGTTCCCTCTTCTTCTATTTAAGTAGATCAGTTCTTTGTTCATTCCAAGCACATTCTCATCGGTTTCAGCATCTCTAGCTCATTCTTAGCTTTTTCAAACTTCAATTTTTAAATCATGTTGAGTCCCAAGAGGCTTGTTGAGAAGGCAAAGAAAGGGATCCCCTTGATGAGATCTAATAGTCGGCCGAGTTCATATGAGGGTAACGCAGGGGTTGCTGAAAAGGGCCATTTTGTGGTGTACAGTATGGATGATACAAGATTCGTGGTGCCATTGGCATTCCTCACCAGCTGTATTTTCCAAGAGCTCCTCAAGGTTTCAGCTGAGGAGTTTGGATTACCCGGTAAGAGGCCAATTACCTTGGCCTGCAGTGGAGTTTTCATGGAGTACGTGGTCTCCTTGCTCAAGAGAAGCGTGTCTAGAGATGTGGAGAGGGCGCTGCTTGCCTCCATCAATGCGAACCGGTGTTTGGATTCCACTTTGGTTGGTCTTGGTCGTGACCAACAACGAGCAGTAGCATGATGACGATGAGTGTGGATATATATAtgttttgttaattagaattaaagTGTACAGAGATTTAACCATAGAGCGGTAAAGTTGTGTTTTTCATGCCTCTTGTTCCTCGAGGTATTCCCCATCTGTAATCAATCATAATTCACTTTTCAAATTTTCCAAACGATGTGTAATTAGTTGCTTGATCGTTCTGCACGTAGTCCATTTTTCCAAAAGAGTGCACCTGGTCACGAGGAGTAACCCgggcagtttttttttttttttttaaatttaatttctaattaaaaattcaaaacattaTTCAAACGATGGTTCTAGCTAGTAATGGGCAGGAGCCCGGCCCAGTAATATTCATGTAGCCTCTGCCTTATGCCAGAAGTAAAATGTTTTTAAGTATTTAATTTGCTCATCATTCATGTCACAAACATAGGATTGATTTGACGAGTATGATCGGATCatggtgtaaaaaaaaaaaaaaaatttgaatacgTTCACTCCCAGTGTCCTCGTCAATTCGTCCCAAGGTTAATACGAAGGAGATAAATTATCATAGAAACATGTGATGCTATAAAAatccttaaaatttaatttagtatttaaCAGAATAATCAAATGgatcaataaaaattaaattaattttatatttgattaaaattctctttagaataaattaaatcaaattaataataatattaatgacaataatatatatatatatatatatatatatattaaatatacataattaatttttataaataaattatatattttaataggatAATTTGATTAAGTTTTGAGAAAGTTAATTTAAACTATCCTATTTAAGTTATGAGTTGGTGACGCACGGTGCATGCTTGTGTGCGattgtactttttttttttttttttcttgttttgtttttttcttaCGGTTAAGTCATTTAAGGTTTTGTCTTTAAAATTTAGAGATAAAAGTTAGAGATTGAGTTATAATATTAagcaaaaaaattttcaaaatgacaAAATTGAGTGCTCATGAGGTGTGTGACGTAAGGGGTGCAAGATAACAAaattatgaattaattaactaaagtttcaattaaaaacttaaagtGCATTAAAAACCTAAAATCACTATGTCGCTCTCCTCTCCTCTCACCCGCGCAAGGTTGGGCGCTCTCCCTTCAACTGCACTCATCATTTGCTATTGCCGCTCCCCTTAAGGCCTCATCTGCGCTTACGTATCCATGTCACCACCACTGTTGCCCACTGTCAGCCGATGTCTTCCCCTCTTCGTCTAAGCGCTCGCTGTTGCTACTACCCTCACGACCTCACCCATGCGCTCATGCACGCATCCATGTCACCGGCGCTAGCTTCCAGCCACTACCTGACACCTACCCTCTTTGCCCCCCTCTGCAAGCCTCTGACGCTGCCTCCTCGCATTCCTTTGCTGTCGCTGTTCGTCGAGACACAGACAAGGACACTTGGTTTTGGTGTCACATCTGAATCATTTGTAATGTAAAATCATATTGATTCCACTAGGGTATCAATTCGGGCAGACTAGATCAGGCTTGGGTCGGATTGTAAttcttttctaaaaaatttcaaaCTGAACCCGATCCGAACCCGAATATAACCTGAAACTCCTAAATCTAATCCTAAACCAGACCCGAATAACCcgattcaaaatgatttttctttttttttttttactattttcactatattcttcacttttatctcataCTCTATCATTATTATATAaacattgatattaatatacataaaaacatcttaattttaaaaataaaatttaatttaatcctaaaaaaattactaaacccTAAATCCAGGTCAACCCAAGTCAACTTGAACCCGATCCGAAAATTTTCAACCTAAAAACTCTTCAACCAAAACCCGACTCGa
This region of Zingiber officinale cultivar Zhangliang chromosome 9A, Zo_v1.1, whole genome shotgun sequence genomic DNA includes:
- the LOC122021585 gene encoding auxin-responsive protein SAUR64-like yields the protein MLSPKRLVEKAKKGIPLMRSNSRPSSYEGNAGVAEKGHFVVYSMDDTRFVVPLAFLTSCIFQELLKVSAEEFGLPGKRPITLACSGVFMEYVVSLLKRSVSRDVERALLASINANRCLDSTLVGLGRDQQRAVA
- the LOC122021684 gene encoding auxin-responsive protein SAUR64-like, translated to MLSPKRLVDKAKKGIPLALMMRSNSSSRVVAEKGHFVVYTVEDVRFMLPLAFLKSPVLQELLKVSEEEFGLPGDGPIRLACNANFMEYILALFQRRVSGEVERALLASLDAKRCSSASLLSHAGKDQQQLVAFT